A genome region from Luteimonas galliterrae includes the following:
- the leuD gene encoding 3-isopropylmalate dehydratase small subunit yields the protein MTAIKQFSSRTVVLRERNIDTDQIIPARFLTTTERNGLGRFAFNDWRYLPDGSPNLEFAFNRSENKDAAILVAGRNFGCGSSREHAPWALADLGLRAVISSQIADIFRSNALKNGLLPIVLDESIVNELLDQPGIELSIDVAARSVTLPDGRRFEFPLDTFAQTCLLQGVDQLGYLLKQQFAITRFENSRLTAHPRQEFHHAR from the coding sequence ATGACTGCTATCAAACAATTCTCTTCCCGCACGGTCGTTCTGCGCGAGAGAAATATCGATACCGACCAGATCATTCCAGCACGGTTCCTCACCACGACTGAACGCAACGGCCTGGGACGCTTCGCCTTCAACGATTGGCGCTACCTGCCCGATGGTTCGCCGAATCTGGAGTTCGCCTTCAATCGCTCTGAAAACAAGGATGCTGCCATCCTGGTCGCAGGCCGCAACTTCGGCTGCGGCTCGTCGCGCGAGCATGCGCCATGGGCGCTGGCCGACCTCGGCCTGCGCGCGGTGATCAGCAGCCAGATCGCCGACATCTTCCGCAGCAATGCGCTGAAGAACGGGCTGCTGCCGATCGTGCTCGACGAGAGCATCGTCAACGAGCTGCTGGACCAACCCGGTATCGAATTGAGCATCGACGTCGCCGCGCGCAGCGTAACCCTGCCCGATGGCCGCCGTTTCGAATTCCCGCTCGACACCTTCGCCCAAACGTGCCTACTGCAGGGCGTGGACCAGCTCGGTTATCTGCTCAAGCAGCAATTCGCCATCACCCGTTTCGAAAACAGCCGCCTCACGGCGCATCCGCGACAGGAGTTCCACCATGCACGCTGA
- a CDS encoding 2-oxoacid:ferredoxin oxidoreductase subunit beta produces the protein MTYLAKPKLHHPTLACNAIGFTRRDYEGKISTLCAGCGHDSISAAIIQACWELDIEPHRVAKLSGIGCSSKTPDYFLGQSHGFNTVHGRMPSVLTGANLANRELIYLGVSGDGDSASIGIGQFVHAIRRGVNMVYIVENNGVYGLTKGQFSATADQGSVSKKGVANTDSPLDMVSMALQLGASYVARGFSGDKKQLVPLIKGALSHRGAAFLDVISPCVAFNNHPGSTKSYDYVREHNDAVNQLDVMLPRAEIVVDYAAGETIQVEQHDGSVLRLRKLDETYDPRDRLTAMNLIQQRQAQGEVVTGLLYFDQEAGDLHGHLNTVPAPLNALEAPELNPGAAALAKINASLR, from the coding sequence ATGACTTACCTGGCCAAGCCCAAGCTCCACCACCCCACGCTCGCCTGCAATGCGATCGGCTTCACACGGCGCGATTACGAAGGCAAGATCAGCACGCTGTGCGCCGGCTGCGGCCACGATTCGATCTCGGCGGCGATCATCCAGGCATGTTGGGAGCTGGACATCGAACCGCATCGCGTCGCCAAGCTGTCGGGCATCGGTTGCAGTTCCAAGACGCCGGACTATTTCCTCGGCCAGTCGCACGGCTTCAACACCGTGCACGGGCGCATGCCGTCGGTGCTGACCGGCGCCAACCTGGCCAATCGCGAGTTGATCTATCTGGGCGTGTCCGGCGACGGCGATTCGGCGTCGATCGGCATTGGCCAGTTCGTGCATGCGATCCGTCGCGGCGTGAACATGGTCTACATCGTCGAGAACAACGGCGTGTACGGACTGACCAAGGGGCAGTTCTCGGCCACCGCAGATCAGGGTTCGGTGTCGAAGAAGGGCGTCGCCAATACCGACAGTCCGCTGGACATGGTCAGCATGGCCTTGCAACTGGGCGCCAGTTACGTCGCGCGCGGCTTTTCCGGCGACAAGAAGCAGCTGGTGCCGCTGATCAAGGGCGCGTTGTCGCACCGCGGCGCCGCGTTCCTGGACGTGATCAGCCCCTGCGTCGCCTTCAACAACCATCCCGGCAGCACCAAGAGCTACGATTACGTGCGCGAGCACAACGATGCGGTCAACCAGCTCGATGTGATGCTGCCGCGCGCCGAAATCGTGGTCGATTATGCGGCCGGCGAGACGATCCAGGTCGAGCAGCACGACGGTTCCGTGCTGCGATTGCGCAAACTCGACGAGACCTACGACCCGCGCGACCGGCTGACCGCGATGAACCTGATCCAGCAGCGCCAGGCGCAGGGCGAGGTGGTGACCGGCCTGCTGTATTTCGATCAGGAAGCGGGCGATCTGCACGGGCACCTCAATACGGTGCCGGCGCCTTTGAATGCGCTCGAAGCGCCGGAGTTGAATCCGGGCGCTGCTGCGCTCGCCAAGATCAACGCCTCGCTGCGCTGA
- the leuC gene encoding 3-isopropylmalate dehydratase large subunit, translated as MKPRTLFDKLWDAHLVAPETDAVPAVLYVDLHLIHEVTSPQAFAELDARGLRLRRPDLTKGTLDHSTPTLPADAEGRLPYFSAEAETQVDTLRRNCARHEVELFDFGSEQRGIVHVIGPELGLTQPGMTIVCGDSHTATHGAFGALAFGIGTSEVGHVLATQCLLQRKPKTLAIDIEGELAPGVGAKDLILHVIGAIGVNGGTGYVIEYRGSTIRALSMDERMTVCNMSIEAGARAGLIAPDQVTFDYLATTPRAPQGADFARAVARWRELRSDDGAHFDREVRIDACQIKPTLTWGTHPGQVAAVDARLPQARDADESKALAYMGFDGGAVLAGRPVDVVFVGSCTNSRLSDLRQVAEVLRGRQVHPRVRMLVVPGSERVKRAAEAEGIDRIVRDAGAEWREPGCSMCIAMNGDLVGPGQLAVSTSNRNFEGRQGKGARTLLASPLTAAACAVMGVVTDPRDFLPSPPARNRTFLEVA; from the coding sequence ATGAAACCAAGAACCCTTTTCGACAAATTGTGGGATGCGCACCTGGTCGCGCCGGAAACCGATGCGGTGCCGGCTGTCCTGTACGTGGATCTGCACCTGATCCACGAGGTGACCTCGCCGCAGGCCTTCGCCGAGCTCGACGCGCGCGGCCTGCGCCTGCGCCGGCCAGACCTGACCAAGGGCACGCTGGACCATTCCACGCCCACGCTGCCCGCCGACGCCGAAGGCCGCCTGCCCTACTTCAGTGCGGAAGCCGAAACGCAAGTCGACACGCTGCGCCGCAACTGCGCGAGGCATGAAGTGGAACTGTTCGATTTCGGCAGCGAACAACGCGGGATCGTGCACGTGATAGGGCCCGAACTGGGCCTCACCCAGCCGGGCATGACCATCGTCTGCGGCGACAGCCACACCGCCACGCATGGCGCATTCGGCGCGCTCGCGTTCGGCATCGGCACCAGCGAGGTCGGCCACGTGCTGGCGACGCAGTGCCTGCTGCAGCGCAAGCCGAAGACGCTGGCGATCGACATCGAGGGCGAGCTCGCGCCTGGCGTCGGCGCCAAGGACCTGATCCTGCACGTGATCGGCGCGATCGGCGTCAACGGCGGCACCGGATACGTGATCGAGTACCGCGGATCGACGATCCGCGCCTTGTCGATGGACGAGCGGATGACGGTCTGCAACATGTCGATCGAGGCCGGCGCGCGCGCTGGATTGATCGCGCCGGATCAGGTCACCTTCGATTATCTGGCAACCACACCGCGCGCACCTCAAGGCGCGGACTTCGCCCGCGCCGTAGCGCGCTGGCGCGAACTGCGCAGCGACGACGGCGCGCATTTCGACCGCGAAGTGCGCATCGATGCGTGCCAGATCAAGCCGACCTTGACCTGGGGCACGCATCCGGGCCAGGTCGCCGCAGTCGACGCGCGCCTGCCGCAGGCGCGCGACGCGGACGAAAGCAAGGCGCTGGCATACATGGGCTTCGACGGCGGCGCGGTCTTGGCCGGACGGCCGGTGGACGTGGTGTTCGTCGGCAGTTGCACCAATTCGCGCCTGTCCGACCTGCGCCAGGTGGCCGAGGTGTTGCGCGGACGTCAAGTGCATCCGCGCGTGCGCATGCTGGTCGTGCCGGGTTCGGAACGGGTCAAGCGCGCGGCCGAAGCCGAAGGCATCGACCGCATCGTGCGCGACGCCGGCGCGGAATGGCGCGAACCCGGTTGTTCGATGTGCATCGCGATGAACGGCGATCTGGTCGGTCCGGGGCAACTCGCGGTGTCGACCAGCAACCGCAACTTCGAAGGACGCCAGGGCAAAGGCGCGCGCACCTTGCTGGCCTCGCCGCTCACTGCTGCGGCATGTGCGGTGATGGGCGTGGTGACCGATCCGCGTGATTTCCTGCCTTCGCCGCCGGCGCGCAACCGCACTTTCCTGGAGGTGGCGTGA
- a CDS encoding 2-oxoacid:acceptor oxidoreductase subunit alpha, protein MTPSLSPLQSINDFVVKFANVNGSGSASANELFAKAILRMGVPVSPRNIFPSNIQGLPTWYEVRVSERGWLGRRGGVDLMVAMNPQTWDADLAEIEAGGYLFYDNSKPLPKSKFRDDINIIGVPLTEICNAAYSDPRQRQLFKNIMYVGALSALLDMDVPTIETLIGEQYKGKEKLLKPNIEALHLGRDWVREHLPHPIGLRVQKADAVGDKIFVEGNAAAALGCVYGGATVCAWYPITPSSSLAEAFQKYCQKYRVDEEGRARYAIIQAEDEIASIGMVVGAGWNGARAFTTTAGPGISLMNEFIGLAYFAEIPVTIIDVQRGGPSTGMPTRTQQSDVLACAYASHGDTKHVLLFPEDPHECFEFSAAAFDLADRLQTPIFVMTDLDIGMNQRLCAPFAWDDAKRYDRGKVMTAAQLEEGREFARYKDVDGDGIPYRTYPGTHPEKGAYFTRGTSRNPQAQYSERGPDYVYNMQRLLQKFDTAKSLVPQPIASRSDVPARHGAIYFGSTSPAMQEAIERLRDDGIALDTMRVRAFPFPDSVKDFIDAHDSVFVVEQNRDAQLRSLLVNEFGIDPARLVAVLHYDGTPITARFIADAICSRLRPASHQHKVA, encoded by the coding sequence ATGACCCCCAGCCTCTCCCCGCTCCAATCTATCAACGACTTCGTCGTCAAATTCGCCAACGTCAACGGCTCCGGTTCGGCTTCCGCCAACGAACTGTTCGCCAAGGCGATCCTGCGCATGGGCGTGCCGGTCAGCCCGCGCAATATCTTCCCGTCCAACATCCAGGGCCTGCCGACCTGGTACGAAGTGCGCGTTTCCGAGCGCGGCTGGCTCGGTCGGCGCGGCGGCGTCGACCTGATGGTGGCGATGAATCCCCAGACTTGGGATGCGGACCTCGCCGAGATCGAAGCCGGCGGCTATCTCTTCTACGACAACAGCAAGCCGCTGCCGAAATCGAAGTTCCGCGACGACATCAACATCATCGGCGTGCCGCTGACCGAGATCTGCAACGCCGCCTACAGCGATCCGCGCCAGCGCCAGCTGTTCAAGAACATCATGTACGTCGGCGCGCTGAGCGCCTTGCTCGACATGGACGTGCCGACCATCGAAACCCTGATCGGCGAGCAGTACAAGGGCAAGGAAAAGCTGCTCAAGCCCAATATCGAAGCCCTGCATCTGGGGCGCGACTGGGTGCGCGAGCATCTGCCGCATCCGATCGGGCTACGCGTGCAGAAGGCCGATGCGGTCGGCGACAAGATCTTCGTCGAAGGCAATGCGGCGGCGGCGCTGGGCTGCGTGTACGGCGGCGCGACGGTCTGTGCTTGGTATCCGATCACGCCGTCGTCCTCGCTCGCCGAAGCGTTCCAGAAATACTGCCAAAAATACCGTGTGGACGAGGAAGGCCGCGCCCGCTACGCCATCATCCAGGCCGAGGACGAGATCGCGTCGATCGGCATGGTGGTCGGCGCCGGCTGGAACGGCGCGCGCGCGTTCACCACCACGGCCGGTCCGGGCATCTCGCTGATGAACGAGTTCATCGGCCTGGCCTATTTCGCCGAGATTCCGGTCACGATTATCGATGTGCAGCGCGGCGGGCCGTCGACCGGCATGCCCACGCGCACCCAGCAGTCGGACGTGCTGGCCTGCGCCTACGCCTCGCACGGCGATACCAAGCATGTGCTGCTGTTTCCGGAAGATCCGCACGAATGCTTCGAGTTTTCGGCGGCCGCATTCGACCTCGCGGATCGCCTGCAGACGCCGATCTTCGTGATGACCGACCTGGACATCGGCATGAACCAGCGCCTGTGCGCGCCCTTCGCCTGGGACGACGCCAAGCGCTACGACCGCGGCAAGGTGATGACGGCCGCGCAGCTGGAAGAGGGGCGGGAGTTCGCCCGCTACAAGGATGTCGACGGCGACGGCATCCCTTACCGCACCTATCCCGGCACGCATCCGGAAAAGGGCGCGTACTTTACCCGCGGCACCTCGCGCAATCCGCAGGCGCAGTATTCCGAACGCGGACCGGACTACGTCTACAACATGCAGCGGCTGCTGCAGAAATTCGACACGGCCAAGTCGCTGGTGCCGCAGCCGATCGCCAGCCGCTCGGACGTGCCGGCGCGCCATGGGGCGATCTATTTCGGTTCGACCAGCCCGGCGATGCAGGAGGCGATCGAGCGGCTGCGGGACGACGGCATCGCGCTCGACACGATGAGAGTGCGCGCCTTCCCGTTCCCGGATTCTGTGAAGGATTTCATCGATGCGCATGATTCGGTATTCGTGGTCGAGCAGAACCGGGACGCGCAGCTGCGCTCGCTGCTGGTGAACGAATTCGGCATCGACCCGGCTCGGCTGGTCGCGGTGCTGCATTACGACGGCACGCCGATCACGGCGCGCTTCATCGCCGATGCGATCTGCTCGCGGTTGCGGCCGGCGTCGCATCAGCACAAGGTGGCCTGA
- a CDS encoding FAD-dependent oxidoreductase: protein MKPTDIRNPDTFHKVVDCQWACPAHTPVPEYIRLIAAGRYADAYMVNWHSNVFPGILGRTCDRPCEPACRRGRVEENNGPASMSEKPEPVAICRLKRVAADHKGDVQARMPKPAAQGNGKRIACVGAGPSSLTVARDLAPLGYRVTVFEADPKAGGFMRTQVPRFRLPESVIDEETGYILDLGVDFVGGHRIESMKALLAENYDAVFVGSGAPRGRDLDLPGRQEAAAQIHVGLDWLANVYFGHITSVGKRVLVLGGGNTAMDCCRSARRLGGTDVKVLVRSGFDEMKASPWEKEDAMHEGIPILDYRVPKAFVHASGRLTGMTFERVRAEYDDKGRRKLVPTGEPDEFHPCDEVLIAVGQENAFPWIERDLGIEFDEWGMPAVDKITHQSTLAHVLFGGDAAFGPKNIIWAVAHGHAAAISIDKLLHGEDARERPDPMVQLDSQKMGIHEWSYDNAVSPDERYAVPWSEAAKKLDSMQVEVELGFDPATAWKETQRCLNCDVQTVFTRDKCIECDACVDICPTDCITFTLNGDEADLRTRLTAPALNATQDLYVSEPLKTMRVMVKDEDVCLHCGLCAERCPTGAWDMQKFLLLETYAGSGCRSKKQKEAA, encoded by the coding sequence GTGAAGCCGACCGATATTCGCAACCCCGACACCTTCCATAAGGTCGTCGATTGCCAGTGGGCTTGCCCCGCGCACACCCCCGTGCCCGAATACATCCGCCTGATCGCCGCCGGCCGCTATGCCGACGCCTACATGGTCAATTGGCATTCCAATGTATTCCCCGGCATCCTCGGCCGCACCTGCGACCGCCCATGCGAACCGGCCTGCCGGCGCGGGCGCGTCGAAGAGAACAACGGCCCGGCTTCGATGAGCGAGAAGCCCGAGCCGGTCGCCATCTGCCGGCTCAAACGCGTCGCCGCCGACCACAAGGGCGACGTGCAGGCGCGCATGCCAAAACCCGCGGCGCAAGGCAACGGCAAGCGCATCGCTTGCGTCGGCGCCGGACCGTCGTCGCTGACGGTCGCGCGCGACCTCGCGCCGCTCGGCTATCGCGTCACCGTATTCGAAGCCGATCCGAAAGCCGGCGGCTTCATGCGCACCCAGGTGCCGCGTTTCCGGCTGCCGGAGAGCGTCATCGACGAAGAGACCGGCTACATCCTCGATCTGGGCGTCGATTTCGTCGGCGGCCATCGCATCGAATCGATGAAGGCATTGCTCGCCGAAAACTACGATGCGGTGTTCGTCGGCAGCGGCGCGCCGCGCGGGCGCGATCTCGATCTCCCCGGCCGGCAGGAAGCCGCGGCGCAGATCCATGTCGGCCTGGACTGGTTGGCCAACGTCTACTTCGGCCACATCACCTCGGTAGGCAAGCGCGTGCTCGTGCTCGGCGGCGGCAACACCGCGATGGATTGCTGCCGCTCCGCGCGCAGGCTCGGCGGCACCGACGTCAAGGTGCTGGTGCGCTCGGGCTTCGACGAGATGAAGGCCAGTCCCTGGGAAAAAGAGGATGCGATGCACGAAGGCATCCCGATTCTCGACTACCGCGTCCCCAAGGCCTTCGTGCATGCCAGCGGCCGCCTGACTGGCATGACCTTCGAGCGCGTGCGCGCCGAATACGACGACAAGGGCCGCCGCAAGCTGGTGCCGACCGGCGAGCCGGACGAATTCCATCCCTGCGACGAAGTGCTGATCGCGGTCGGGCAGGAAAACGCGTTCCCGTGGATCGAGCGCGACCTGGGCATCGAGTTCGACGAATGGGGCATGCCGGCGGTCGACAAGATCACCCATCAGTCGACGCTGGCGCATGTGCTGTTCGGCGGCGACGCTGCGTTCGGGCCCAAGAACATCATCTGGGCGGTGGCGCACGGCCATGCCGCGGCGATTTCGATCGACAAGCTGCTGCACGGCGAGGACGCGCGCGAGCGTCCGGATCCGATGGTGCAGCTCGACTCGCAGAAAATGGGCATCCACGAGTGGAGCTACGACAACGCCGTCTCGCCCGACGAACGCTACGCGGTGCCGTGGTCGGAAGCGGCGAAGAAGCTGGACAGCATGCAGGTGGAAGTCGAACTCGGTTTCGACCCGGCCACCGCATGGAAGGAAACCCAGCGCTGCCTGAACTGCGACGTGCAGACCGTGTTCACCCGCGACAAGTGCATCGAATGCGATGCCTGCGTCGACATCTGCCCAACCGATTGCATCACCTTCACGCTCAACGGCGACGAAGCGGACCTGCGCACGCGCCTCACCGCGCCGGCGCTCAACGCCACGCAGGATCTGTACGTGTCCGAACCGCTGAAGACGATGCGGGTGATGGTGAAGGACGAGGACGTCTGCCTGCATTGCGGGCTGTGCGCGGAACGCTGCCCCACGGGGGCCTGGGATATGCAGAAATTCTTGTTGCTGGAGACTTATGCGGGCTCGGGATGCCGCAGCAAGAAGCAGAAGGAGGCGGCGTGA
- the leuB gene encoding 3-isopropylmalate dehydrogenase, whose translation MHAEIVVLPGDGIGPEVTAAAVAVLRAVGERYRHRFTLHEHAIGGAAIDACGEPLPEKTLTACRYADAVLLGAVGGPKWSDPRAKVRPEQGLLALRKALGLYANLRPVRPHPATLGAAPIKPHLLSGVDLLVVRELTGGIYFGDKTRDADSASDVCRYSVGEIERVVRRACELARRRRGHVTSVDKANVLETSRLWRETATRVARDEFPDIVLEHQLVDSMAMHLLSRPRAFDVVVTENMFGDILTDEASMLAGSMGLLPSASLGDERVGLYEPIHGSAPDIAGRGIANPCGAILSVAMLLRHSLGLALEADCVEQAVSAALDAGVLTADLAPARAASTAQVTAAVLEHLTADCHVAELRD comes from the coding sequence ATGCACGCTGAAATCGTCGTTCTGCCCGGCGACGGCATCGGACCCGAGGTCACCGCCGCTGCGGTCGCGGTGCTGCGCGCTGTCGGCGAGCGTTATCGCCACCGCTTCACCTTGCACGAGCATGCGATCGGCGGCGCCGCGATCGATGCCTGCGGCGAACCGTTGCCGGAGAAGACGCTCACCGCCTGCCGCTACGCCGACGCAGTATTGCTGGGCGCGGTCGGCGGGCCGAAATGGTCCGATCCGCGCGCGAAAGTACGGCCGGAACAAGGCCTGCTCGCGCTGCGCAAAGCCTTGGGCCTGTACGCCAACCTGCGCCCGGTGCGACCGCATCCGGCCACGCTCGGCGCCGCGCCGATCAAGCCGCACCTGCTTTCCGGCGTCGACCTGCTGGTGGTGCGCGAACTCACCGGCGGCATCTACTTCGGCGACAAGACCAGGGATGCCGACAGCGCCAGCGACGTATGCCGCTACAGCGTCGGCGAAATCGAACGTGTTGTGCGCCGCGCATGTGAACTGGCACGCCGGCGCCGGGGCCATGTGACGTCGGTCGACAAGGCCAACGTGCTCGAAACTTCGCGATTGTGGCGGGAAACGGCCACGCGCGTGGCGCGCGACGAATTCCCGGACATCGTGCTGGAGCATCAGCTGGTCGACTCGATGGCGATGCACCTATTGTCCCGGCCGCGCGCGTTCGATGTGGTCGTCACCGAGAACATGTTCGGCGACATCCTCACCGACGAGGCCTCGATGCTGGCCGGATCGATGGGCCTGCTGCCGTCGGCCTCGCTGGGCGACGAGCGCGTCGGCCTGTACGAACCGATCCACGGGTCCGCGCCGGACATCGCCGGCCGCGGCATCGCCAATCCCTGCGGCGCGATCCTGAGCGTGGCGATGCTGCTGCGCCACTCGCTCGGGCTGGCGCTCGAAGCGGACTGCGTGGAACAAGCCGTGTCGGCGGCGCTCGATGCGGGTGTGCTGACCGCGGACCTGGCGCCGGCTCGGGCCGCGAGCACGGCGCAGGTGACTGCGGCAGTATTGGAGCACTTAACCGCCGATTGTCACGTGGCAGAATTGCGCGACTAG